One window of Saccharicrinis carchari genomic DNA carries:
- a CDS encoding Fic family protein — translation MPKYIYEYDKWPEFTWDDKKIVVTLGKVRHLQGKIFGQMSALGFSIKEETILSTLTLDVLKSSEIEGEFLNQEQVRSSIAKRLGLDYAGIVHVDRSVEGVVEMMLHATQRYNMTLDHERIFGWHASLFPTGWSGMHRIDTGCYRDGETQVVSGPMGKEKIHFQAPPAEIVKKEMDVFLDWIEKESNIDGVLKAAIAHFWFIIIHPFDDGNGRIARAISDMLLARSEESPQRFYSLSNQILIEKKTYYEILQKVQHSSGDITDWLDWFLNCLFRALENTEETLKRVLRKTDFWDKNKETILNSRQRLILNKLFDGFDGKLKSSKWAKITKCSADTALRDIKDLIEKGILKQEESGGRSTNYELTEEWRMH, via the coding sequence ATGCCAAAATATATCTACGAGTATGATAAATGGCCTGAGTTTACTTGGGATGACAAGAAAATTGTTGTGACTTTAGGGAAAGTCCGTCATCTGCAAGGAAAGATTTTCGGACAAATGAGTGCACTTGGATTTTCAATAAAAGAGGAAACAATTTTATCGACTTTGACCCTTGATGTTTTAAAATCTTCCGAGATAGAAGGTGAATTTCTAAATCAAGAACAAGTTCGTTCTTCAATAGCCAAGAGACTTGGATTGGATTATGCGGGTATTGTTCATGTTGACAGGAGCGTGGAAGGTGTTGTAGAAATGATGCTTCATGCAACGCAAAGGTATAATATGACTCTTGACCATGAACGAATTTTTGGCTGGCATGCATCTTTATTTCCGACTGGTTGGAGTGGCATGCATCGGATTGATACAGGATGTTATCGTGATGGTGAAACGCAAGTCGTATCAGGTCCGATGGGAAAAGAAAAAATACATTTTCAGGCACCACCAGCAGAAATAGTTAAAAAAGAAATGGATGTGTTTTTAGATTGGATTGAAAAAGAAAGTAATATTGATGGCGTTTTAAAAGCGGCAATTGCACATTTTTGGTTTATAATAATCCATCCATTTGATGATGGAAACGGACGAATTGCAAGAGCAATATCAGACATGTTGCTTGCTCGTTCGGAGGAAAGTCCTCAGAGATTTTATAGTTTATCAAACCAGATTCTAATTGAGAAAAAGACATATTATGAGATATTGCAAAAAGTTCAGCATAGCTCTGGAGACATAACAGATTGGTTGGACTGGTTTTTAAATTGTTTGTTTCGCGCCTTGGAGAACACAGAAGAAACATTAAAACGTGTGCTTCGAAAAACTGACTTTTGGGATAAAAATAAAGAGACTATATTAAATAGCAGACAAAGATTAATTTTAAATAAGCTATTTGATGGGTTTGATGGTAAATTGAAATCATCTAAATGGGCTAAGATTACCAAATGTTCGGCGGATACAGCACTTAGAGATATAAAAGATTTGATTGAAAAAGGAATTCTAAAACAAGAAGAATCAGGCGGTAGAAGCACAAATTACGAACTGACAGAAGAATGGAGAATGCACTAG
- a CDS encoding type II toxin-antitoxin system VapC family toxin gives MKKLFVDTNIVIDLLSRREPFFEEAATLFSLADKKRIELTISSLTIANTSYVLLRQMDSNKAKSILRKLRLIVKILPLDDKIVGLALNDETFSDFEDGLQYFTAIENIQELIITRNLRDFKNSKLPTMTAKQFIETLD, from the coding sequence ATGAAAAAGCTATTCGTCGATACAAACATTGTGATTGATTTATTATCACGGAGAGAGCCATTTTTTGAAGAAGCTGCAACCTTATTTTCACTGGCGGACAAAAAGCGAATTGAATTAACAATATCATCTTTGACAATCGCTAATACCAGTTATGTATTATTGCGTCAAATGGATTCTAATAAAGCCAAATCAATATTAAGAAAACTTAGATTGATTGTTAAAATATTACCATTGGATGATAAAATTGTCGGATTAGCTTTGAATGATGAGACTTTCTCAGATTTCGAAGATGGACTTCAATATTTCACGGCAATTGAGAACATACAGGAATTGATCATTACAAGGAATTTAAGAGATTTTAAAAATTCAAAGTTGCCGACAATGACAGCTAAACAATTTATTGAAACACTTGATTAA
- a CDS encoding DUF6364 family protein → MDAKLTLRLNENVIERAKTYARSHKISLSKMIESYLDSVTKQKEEEKKYSITPLVESLSGVIELPTDFDYKNEYRDYLEEKYK, encoded by the coding sequence ATGGACGCTAAATTAACGTTGAGATTAAATGAAAATGTTATCGAGAGAGCTAAAACTTATGCTCGCAGTCATAAGATTAGCCTTTCAAAAATGATTGAATCTTATCTTGATAGCGTTACTAAGCAAAAAGAAGAGGAGAAAAAGTATTCAATTACTCCACTCGTTGAGAGTTTAAGTGGTGTGATTGAATTGCCTACTGACTTTGATTACAAAAATGAGTATCGTGATTATTTAGAGGAAAAATATAAATGA
- the mgtE gene encoding magnesium transporter, producing MDNNTAAIKKHLVKEYFLHFPMEAARVMNSFPTDKILHYLEIMPVDTIVPVFCKMNPEIAAVAAKTMDQKLFKKVFTKVDTPLAARLLSRLNKEDVKKRLKWLPPVKAREIEDFLTYGPDTAGYIMETGVIVFHPDNVVQDVLDRIRKLGDDRIRSIYIIDDDGYLLGKIPIQTIAISQPGDTLRHLYIDAPRVNAMDDREDALEIMEKENLLQVPVTDINNKLLGIIKNDALMSAVKMESTENVQAMFGAGREERALSKVSYAVKKRLPWLQVNLATAFIASMVVGVFEDTIAQITILAIFLPVVAGQSGNTGSQALAVTMRGLALREIRISQWFVVARKELFVGFINGVAVALTTGTIVFFWSSSAGIAIVIAISMVLSMMVAGFSGAGIPMALKAIGQDPATSSSILLTTVTDITGFFSFLGLATVLMSVLGIAS from the coding sequence ATGGACAATAATACAGCTGCGATAAAAAAGCATCTCGTTAAAGAATATTTTCTGCATTTCCCAATGGAAGCGGCAAGGGTCATGAATTCATTTCCTACGGATAAAATATTGCATTACCTGGAAATAATGCCCGTAGATACAATCGTTCCGGTTTTTTGTAAGATGAACCCGGAAATAGCGGCAGTGGCCGCCAAAACCATGGACCAAAAATTATTTAAAAAGGTGTTTACAAAAGTAGATACCCCTTTGGCCGCACGTTTACTCTCGCGATTAAATAAAGAGGATGTTAAAAAAAGACTGAAATGGCTGCCCCCGGTTAAGGCGCGCGAAATAGAAGATTTTTTGACCTACGGACCGGATACGGCAGGTTACATCATGGAAACCGGGGTAATTGTATTCCATCCCGATAATGTGGTTCAGGACGTACTGGATCGGATCCGCAAACTTGGCGACGATAGGATACGAAGCATATACATCATTGATGATGATGGGTATCTGCTGGGTAAAATACCCATACAAACCATTGCTATTTCGCAGCCTGGCGATACCTTGCGTCATCTATATATCGACGCACCACGGGTAAATGCAATGGACGATCGCGAGGATGCCCTGGAAATTATGGAAAAGGAAAATCTGCTGCAAGTGCCCGTTACCGACATTAATAACAAATTGTTGGGAATCATTAAAAACGATGCTCTGATGAGTGCGGTAAAAATGGAATCTACAGAAAATGTGCAGGCCATGTTTGGTGCGGGCCGCGAAGAGAGAGCCCTCTCGAAGGTTTCGTATGCCGTAAAAAAAAGGCTACCGTGGTTACAGGTTAACCTGGCAACTGCCTTTATAGCCTCTATGGTAGTAGGGGTGTTTGAAGATACCATTGCACAAATAACTATTTTAGCCATCTTCCTGCCGGTTGTAGCCGGCCAATCCGGAAATACCGGTTCACAGGCTTTGGCCGTTACCATGCGCGGCTTAGCACTACGGGAAATCAGGATATCGCAGTGGTTTGTTGTGGCTCGGAAAGAACTGTTTGTGGGTTTTATCAACGGTGTTGCTGTGGCATTGACTACCGGTACCATCGTATTTTTTTGGTCGTCATCGGCCGGTATAGCCATTGTTATTGCTATTTCAATGGTATTGTCGATGATGGTAGCCGGTTTTTCGGGTGCCGGCATTCCCATGGCGTTAAAGGCCATAGGGCAGGATCCCGCCACATCCTCATCCATCCTATTAACCACCGTTACGGATATTACCGGCTTTTTTAGCTTTTTGGGCTTGGCCACCGTGCTGATGTCGGTGCTGGGTATAGCCTCTTAA
- a CDS encoding CBS domain-containing protein — protein MDTDKVLLEQYVCSHPKEAVRDIERLKDDEKAVVLAELPHELSLSVLSIMNRYLAAKSIERMNLDLAIALFDKMEITPAESILRRCDPQLANKIMDAIAPPKASLIRQKLKVKEDTVASFMNPIVFALKKHRRAEEALRLIKQVKKGVSTFVCVVDEHDNYVGIVMLHELLFADSSTKIAAIIKTDSPCFSADTDIESLSKNTVWQQYRSVPVIDSNGKLVGMLDFKTVDKNTRDPQMELTQQIIETSNSLGELYSIGLSGFLHVIGK, from the coding sequence ATGGATACAGATAAAGTTTTATTGGAACAGTATGTATGCTCGCATCCTAAAGAGGCGGTGCGAGATATAGAAAGATTAAAGGATGACGAAAAAGCGGTTGTTCTGGCAGAATTACCCCATGAGCTAAGCCTTTCGGTTTTGAGTATAATGAATCGCTATTTAGCTGCGAAAAGTATAGAACGGATGAATTTAGATTTAGCCATTGCTTTATTCGATAAAATGGAGATTACACCCGCCGAATCTATATTACGAAGGTGCGATCCACAATTGGCGAATAAAATAATGGATGCCATTGCCCCCCCAAAAGCAAGCCTGATACGCCAAAAGTTAAAGGTCAAAGAAGATACGGTTGCATCGTTTATGAATCCTATTGTATTTGCCCTAAAAAAACACCGCAGGGCAGAGGAAGCGCTACGGCTTATAAAGCAAGTAAAAAAAGGGGTGAGCACCTTTGTATGCGTTGTGGACGAACACGATAATTATGTGGGGATAGTGATGTTACACGAACTTTTATTTGCGGATAGTAGTACTAAAATAGCAGCCATAATTAAAACCGATAGTCCTTGCTTTTCTGCAGATACCGACATAGAATCCTTAAGCAAAAATACTGTATGGCAGCAATACAGATCGGTTCCTGTAATCGATAGCAATGGCAAACTGGTGGGTATGTTGGATTTTAAAACGGTAGATAAAAACACAAGGGATCCCCAAATGGAATTGACCCAACAAATAATAGAAACAAGTAATTCGCTGGGAGAGCTATACAGCATTGGTTTGTCGGGTTTTCTGCATGTTATCGGTAAATAG
- a CDS encoding mechanosensitive ion channel family protein translates to MIDELYKTAISLKNQLMELLPELLLALFVLILGYLFARVVKYLIVRLVRYTNRIINQKFEQINIEQSAPYIGMGFFWFIMLATFILITDLLGLTVFTQGLETIFIYTPNILAATVIVFVAMVFGKFIAKTIATIATQIGFRYGNSLGKITQYLIIFSAIIIAIDQLGIEVTFLIQMMNITMAAVFFAAAFAFGLGAKTSVSNILASFYVRKIFKEGDSIRIGDVEGVIARIDATVVKVDTDTGQFFIPAKSFNEMQSVLIKKQ, encoded by the coding sequence ATGATAGACGAATTATATAAAACGGCCATATCTTTAAAAAATCAGTTAATGGAACTTCTTCCAGAGCTTCTACTGGCCTTATTTGTGCTTATTTTAGGGTACTTATTTGCAAGGGTAGTTAAGTATTTGATAGTTCGTTTGGTACGCTATACAAACCGGATAATCAATCAAAAATTTGAGCAAATAAATATTGAGCAGTCCGCTCCTTACATTGGTATGGGTTTTTTCTGGTTTATTATGCTGGCTACATTTATTTTAATAACCGATTTACTTGGTTTAACTGTTTTTACACAAGGATTAGAAACCATATTTATTTATACACCCAATATACTTGCTGCCACAGTAATCGTATTTGTTGCGATGGTTTTTGGTAAGTTCATTGCAAAAACCATAGCTACCATTGCTACTCAAATTGGTTTTAGATATGGTAACAGCCTCGGAAAAATTACGCAATACCTCATTATCTTTTCTGCCATCATTATAGCCATTGACCAGTTGGGTATCGAGGTCACTTTTCTTATACAGATGATGAATATTACCATGGCTGCTGTGTTTTTTGCGGCGGCTTTTGCTTTTGGATTGGGTGCCAAAACTTCGGTGAGTAATATTTTGGCTTCTTTTTATGTACGTAAAATTTTTAAAGAGGGCGATTCCATTCGCATAGGCGATGTAGAAGGAGTAATAGCGAGAATTGATGCCACCGTAGTTAAAGTAGATACCGATACCGGGCAGTTTTTTATACCGGCAAAGTCATTCAACGAAATGCAATCGGTTTTGATAAAAAAGCAGTAA
- a CDS encoding OmpA family protein, whose translation MKAKKLAKKLASLLMIWLIVILGGCNSTKTLKGGAVGAGAGGAIGGVIGSGSDNTAKGVIFGAMIGGAAGALIGKYMDMQTEELQKDLEGAEVERIGEGIKITFDSGILFGFDSSQLTEPSKKNIEELAKVLNKYDDTEILIEGHTDSKGAEGYNQKLSEERAKSVVDQLTDRNVANKRFTIVGHGEAMPIADNATEEGRRLNRRVEVAIYANKKLKKAAEKGDIGEIEK comes from the coding sequence ATGAAAGCAAAGAAATTAGCAAAGAAACTCGCTTCACTTTTGATGATATGGTTGATAGTAATTTTAGGAGGCTGCAACTCAACCAAAACACTTAAAGGTGGAGCCGTAGGAGCAGGTGCCGGAGGTGCCATAGGCGGAGTCATAGGTTCGGGATCGGACAATACCGCTAAAGGCGTAATTTTTGGTGCCATGATAGGAGGTGCCGCCGGAGCACTTATAGGCAAGTACATGGACATGCAAACCGAAGAACTTCAAAAAGATCTGGAAGGCGCCGAAGTAGAGCGAATAGGAGAAGGGATTAAAATCACCTTTGATTCAGGCATTTTGTTCGGTTTCGATTCATCGCAACTCACCGAACCTTCGAAAAAAAACATAGAAGAATTAGCCAAGGTGCTTAACAAGTACGACGACACGGAGATTCTTATTGAAGGCCATACCGATAGCAAAGGAGCCGAGGGATACAATCAAAAGTTATCGGAAGAACGAGCCAAATCCGTAGTTGACCAACTTACAGATCGCAACGTAGCCAACAAAAGATTCACCATAGTGGGTCATGGCGAAGCGATGCCGATAGCCGATAATGCCACCGAAGAGGGCAGAAGACTGAACCGGCGGGTAGAAGTGGCTATTTATGCCAATAAAAAATTAAAGAAAGCAGCCGAAAAAGGAGATATAGGTGAAATAGAAAAATAA
- a CDS encoding porin family protein codes for MKKAFIYFTVASLFMVSSIKAQESSVGVKGGVNLSTLSIDDNNDKNMKIGFNVGVYNKISLTESFAIQPELLYSRQGIKVEYDGVADGETKFNLNYINVPVKLVFNLSEDFEFQLGPYVGYLINANLKTDADIFGEFEVNSEDDVDRKNFKSLDYGLTAGLGFDLDPLIIGLNYNLGLCQVAKDDEFSYDMLGDAKNRVIQISVGLKF; via the coding sequence ATGAAAAAAGCATTTATATATTTTACTGTGGCAAGTCTTTTCATGGTAAGCAGCATTAAAGCACAGGAGTCTTCAGTTGGTGTAAAAGGAGGGGTCAATTTATCAACCCTCAGCATCGACGATAATAACGATAAAAACATGAAAATTGGATTTAATGTTGGGGTATACAACAAGATATCTCTTACCGAATCATTTGCCATACAGCCCGAACTTCTATATTCGCGGCAGGGTATTAAAGTGGAATATGACGGAGTTGCCGATGGTGAAACAAAATTCAATTTAAATTATATCAATGTTCCCGTTAAATTAGTATTCAATTTATCCGAAGATTTTGAATTTCAATTGGGTCCATATGTAGGTTATTTAATTAATGCCAATCTTAAAACAGATGCCGATATATTTGGCGAATTTGAAGTGAATTCGGAGGACGATGTTGATCGAAAAAATTTTAAATCGCTTGATTATGGTCTTACGGCCGGCCTGGGCTTTGATTTAGATCCGTTAATTATTGGTTTAAACTATAACCTGGGTCTTTGTCAGGTAGCTAAAGACGATGAGTTCTCGTACGATATGCTGGGTGATGCCAAAAACAGGGTAATCCAGATATCTGTTGGTCTTAAATTTTAA
- a CDS encoding DUF1328 family protein, whose translation MLRLAITFFIIAIIAAIFGFGGIAAGAVEIAKIIFFIFVVLLLISLIAGGVRGWK comes from the coding sequence ATGTTACGTTTAGCAATCACATTTTTTATTATTGCCATTATAGCCGCTATATTTGGCTTTGGAGGTATTGCAGCCGGAGCCGTTGAAATTGCAAAAATTATATTTTTCATTTTTGTGGTCTTACTTCTGATATCTCTTATAGCCGGTGGTGTAAGAGGATGGAAATAA
- a CDS encoding peptidase U32 family protein: MKREEFEIMAPVGSYESLRAAIQGGANSVYFGIEGLNMRSRSSNNFTVDDLHQIVKIAKQHNVKTYLTVNTVLYDQDLNLMRKIILAAKEALISAVIASDVSAISFAREIGIEVHLSTQLNISNIEALKFYARFADVVVLARELDMDQVAQIYHQIQLQQIKGPNGNLIQIEMFCHGALCMAVSGKCYLSLHNTQSSANRGACLQTCRRSYIVTDKETGQELEVDNEYIMSPKDLKTIHFLNKMVDAGVRVFKIEGRARGPEYVHTVVKAYNAALNAILDGSYGPKKIEDWNKELATVFNRGFWDGYYLGQKLGEWSHNYGNRATKRKMYIGKGTNYFPKIGVAEFTMETQSLKVGDEILITGPTTGVIKMTVPEIRVDLQKVEETVKGDSFSIPVPQKVRRSDKLYKMVSAHAALNQ, encoded by the coding sequence ATGAAGCGAGAAGAATTTGAAATAATGGCACCTGTTGGTTCTTACGAATCACTTCGCGCGGCCATTCAGGGAGGAGCCAATTCTGTTTATTTTGGCATTGAGGGATTAAACATGCGTTCCCGATCGAGCAACAACTTTACCGTTGACGATTTGCATCAAATAGTGAAGATAGCCAAACAACATAATGTTAAAACCTATCTTACCGTAAACACGGTGCTCTATGATCAGGATCTTAACCTGATGCGAAAAATTATATTGGCGGCCAAAGAAGCACTCATATCGGCTGTAATAGCCTCTGATGTTTCGGCCATTTCCTTTGCCCGAGAAATTGGCATTGAGGTGCACCTGAGCACCCAACTCAACATATCCAATATTGAAGCGCTAAAGTTTTATGCCCGGTTTGCCGATGTGGTGGTGCTGGCCCGGGAGCTGGATATGGATCAGGTGGCACAGATATACCATCAAATTCAATTGCAACAGATAAAAGGGCCCAACGGAAATCTTATTCAAATAGAAATGTTTTGTCATGGAGCCTTGTGCATGGCAGTTTCGGGTAAATGCTACCTGAGCCTGCATAACACCCAATCATCGGCCAACCGCGGTGCTTGCCTGCAAACATGCCGACGCAGCTATATCGTTACCGACAAGGAAACCGGACAGGAATTGGAAGTGGACAACGAATATATCATGTCGCCCAAGGATTTAAAGACCATTCATTTTTTAAACAAGATGGTAGATGCTGGTGTACGCGTTTTTAAAATAGAAGGACGTGCCAGAGGACCCGAGTATGTGCACACCGTAGTTAAAGCCTACAACGCGGCTTTAAATGCTATTTTAGATGGTAGCTATGGCCCGAAAAAAATAGAAGATTGGAACAAAGAACTGGCTACCGTTTTTAACCGTGGTTTTTGGGATGGCTATTATCTGGGTCAAAAACTGGGAGAATGGAGTCACAACTATGGCAACAGAGCCACAAAAAGAAAGATGTACATTGGTAAAGGTACCAACTATTTCCCTAAGATAGGTGTAGCCGAATTTACGATGGAAACTCAAAGCTTAAAAGTAGGCGACGAAATATTAATTACCGGTCCAACAACAGGCGTAATAAAAATGACCGTTCCTGAAATAAGGGTAGATTTGCAAAAAGTGGAAGAAACCGTTAAAGGAGATTCTTTCTCGATACCCGTACCCCAAAAAGTACGCCGATCGGATAAATTGTATAAGATGGTGAGTGCACATGCAGCACTGAATCAGTAA
- a CDS encoding DUF2797 domain-containing protein, whose product MTCDLSDTVEYVLPIGGERVSINQFIDKKVSFNYLHQINCIACGKKTNKSFGQGFCYTCFTQAPEASECVLQPDKCQAHLGISRDAEWAKQHCLVPHVVYLAVSSNIKIGITRKTQVPTRWIDQGASFAIIVAETPNRHIAGTIEKFLMQHYTDKTSWQGMLKGNVMETDLLAEKEKACQYLPAELKQYCTADNKITEINFPVNQFPAKVKSATFDKTDKVAGTLTGIKGQYLILDNTNVLNIRRHNGYLIEMDVTD is encoded by the coding sequence ATGACATGTGACTTAAGCGATACCGTGGAATACGTTTTACCCATTGGCGGGGAGCGCGTATCCATCAACCAATTTATCGACAAAAAAGTAAGTTTCAATTATTTACATCAAATAAACTGTATTGCATGTGGTAAAAAAACCAATAAATCTTTTGGTCAGGGCTTTTGTTACACCTGTTTTACCCAAGCTCCGGAAGCCAGTGAATGTGTGTTACAACCGGATAAATGCCAGGCACATTTGGGCATATCGCGCGATGCCGAATGGGCTAAACAGCATTGCCTGGTACCACATGTGGTATATCTGGCCGTATCGTCGAATATTAAAATAGGAATCACCCGAAAAACACAAGTACCAACACGGTGGATAGACCAGGGCGCCTCCTTTGCCATCATTGTTGCAGAAACACCCAATAGACATATTGCCGGTACAATAGAAAAGTTTTTGATGCAACATTATACCGATAAAACAAGTTGGCAGGGTATGCTAAAAGGTAATGTAATGGAAACAGACCTGCTGGCCGAAAAAGAAAAGGCCTGCCAATATTTACCTGCCGAACTAAAACAGTATTGCACTGCCGACAATAAAATCACCGAAATCAATTTTCCCGTAAACCAATTTCCGGCTAAAGTAAAAAGCGCAACATTTGATAAAACAGACAAGGTAGCAGGCACGCTTACCGGTATAAAAGGACAATATCTAATATTGGATAATACGAATGTTCTGAATATACGTCGTCACAACGGCTATCTGATAGAAATGGATGTCACCGACTGA
- a CDS encoding exonuclease/endonuclease/phosphatase family protein, whose product MSKVKPDLISFEETEFTDSCLKHIESEGYQFMPVNTLKEDTQIKFSPIAIKKKSFDFLASSYYIYRNKTLQENKNMLTWYQLKNKHSGHIFYFFRLQLQDTIPSYHSKQIAFDLLKRIDEISAGVPVILMGDFKDSNVTVKKLLTDDWKGVYALSDVKTTNKNMEFLVNDFLKIVSFDAGAANDSLINKLVVRFSFSTGKIGKNTSGAIIPE is encoded by the coding sequence ATGAGTAAGGTGAAACCGGACTTAATAAGCTTTGAAGAAACAGAATTTACAGATTCGTGCCTTAAACATATTGAATCGGAAGGGTATCAGTTTATGCCTGTAAACACTTTAAAAGAGGACACTCAGATTAAATTTTCGCCAATAGCCATTAAAAAAAAATCTTTCGACTTTTTAGCCTCTTCTTACTATATCTACAGAAATAAAACATTGCAGGAAAATAAAAATATGCTTACGTGGTATCAGTTAAAAAATAAGCACTCCGGACATATTTTCTATTTTTTTCGACTTCAGCTTCAGGATACTATACCATCCTATCACTCCAAACAAATAGCTTTTGATTTATTAAAAAGGATAGATGAAATATCTGCCGGCGTACCGGTTATTTTAATGGGCGATTTTAAAGATAGCAATGTTACCGTTAAAAAGCTTTTAACCGACGATTGGAAAGGTGTTTACGCATTGAGCGATGTAAAAACAACAAATAAAAATATGGAATTTTTAGTAAACGATTTTTTAAAAATTGTAAGCTTTGATGCGGGTGCAGCCAACGATTCCTTGATAAACAAGTTAGTGGTTCGGTTTTCCTTTAGCACCGGAAAAATAGGTAAAAATACAAGCGGAGCAATCATCCCGGAATAA
- a CDS encoding cation diffusion facilitator family transporter: MKSIKNTNIGLILSWLSIFLNIVLFAVKFWVGILYNSVALVADAWHTLTDSISSFAVMIGIKISLKPADEDHPFGHGRAELIATIFVGILLAIVAANFTYESILKLISHQSVDYGKWAIIVTLISIVVKEGMAQYSIRSGKKMESKALIADGWHHRSDAISSIIILIGIYLGKYFWWIDGALGLVVSGLIFYTTYKILKEALSLFLGEKIDENLKESIREIGFKTFTRNLDAHHFLIHRYGHHSELTFHISLPGTMSLSEAHDLATQYENKVKEKYSIGVTIHIDSID, translated from the coding sequence ATGAAATCAATAAAAAATACAAATATTGGATTGATACTTTCATGGCTATCTATATTTTTAAACATAGTGCTGTTTGCCGTTAAGTTTTGGGTAGGTATTTTATATAATTCGGTGGCACTGGTTGCCGATGCATGGCACACCTTAACGGATTCTATATCCTCGTTTGCCGTTATGATTGGCATAAAAATTTCCTTAAAGCCCGCCGACGAAGATCACCCATTTGGTCATGGCAGAGCCGAACTTATTGCGACCATTTTTGTGGGTATTTTATTGGCCATTGTAGCGGCTAATTTTACTTACGAGTCCATTTTAAAACTCATTTCGCACCAGTCCGTTGATTATGGAAAATGGGCCATAATAGTTACACTTATTTCCATAGTGGTTAAAGAAGGTATGGCGCAATACTCTATCCGTAGTGGTAAAAAAATGGAATCGAAAGCCTTAATTGCCGATGGATGGCATCACAGAAGCGATGCTATTTCGAGTATAATCATTTTAATAGGTATATATTTAGGAAAGTATTTTTGGTGGATTGACGGTGCATTAGGACTGGTTGTTTCGGGCTTGATTTTTTACACCACCTATAAAATTTTAAAGGAAGCGCTGTCCTTATTTCTGGGCGAAAAAATTGATGAAAACTTAAAAGAAAGTATCCGCGAAATAGGCTTTAAAACCTTTACTCGTAATTTGGATGCACACCATTTTTTAATTCATAGATACGGACATCATTCCGAATTAACCTTCCACATTTCCCTGCCGGGTACCATGAGTTTAAGCGAAGCACATGATTTAGCCACCCAATACGAAAATAAGGTAAAAGAAAAGTATAGCATTGGGGTTACCATTCATATCGATTCGATAGATTAA
- a CDS encoding rhodanese-like domain-containing protein encodes MRWIVLVLLLVPVHCFSQKEKLIECDDFYNRITSDGSIYIVDIRLHDEYQENRITDAHWGGNKETFKKMLIDINKKSPVFLYCEKGKRTKECAVWLRSLGYKNVYQLKGGFREWIQNGYPVDTSSIK; translated from the coding sequence ATGAGGTGGATAGTATTGGTATTGTTGCTGGTTCCTGTGCATTGTTTTTCGCAAAAAGAAAAGTTGATTGAATGCGATGATTTTTACAATAGAATTACCTCCGACGGCAGCATATATATTGTGGATATCAGGTTACACGATGAATACCAGGAAAATAGGATAACAGATGCGCATTGGGGCGGAAACAAGGAAACATTTAAAAAGATGCTTATTGATATAAATAAAAAATCGCCCGTTTTTTTATATTGCGAAAAAGGAAAAAGAACTAAGGAATGTGCCGTATGGTTACGTTCCTTGGGATATAAAAATGTATACCAACTCAAGGGAGGATTTCGCGAATGGATACAAAATGGTTATCCGGTGGATACCTCGTCAATAAAATAA